In a single window of the Limnohabitans sp. 2KL-27 genome:
- a CDS encoding ion transporter, which produces MEIKEPSTTKTPMTTSSIPSDLPLRRWLYLWLLSPNQKGNYHKVIDHWISVLIVVNLIALVAEHIPAIHTQFSTWFHAFDVFSVGIFTIEYLMRLYLAPEDEEFKAAHRPRVRYALSPFALIDLIAVLPFYLQAFIPLDLRALRLLRLLRILKLFRVLVPAFHEFKKANQGRTFRQKVNALVFPSSFGGELHHIFDNFIVFWVVVSVIAVIFESVHSIQYLLNLEFIILDAIAVGIFTLEYCLRLYSCVENPGMQHALGGRIKQAKSTSSIIDFLAILPFFLEFFLHHLLDLRFLRVFRLLRLLKLTRYTGATTTLTRVISREWPVLAASAFIMLLLVIMTASLGYLFEHDAQPDKFENIPQSIYWAVITLASVGYGDISPVTPMGRLMTIILALLGIGIFAIPAALLSSAFTDQLRIERETLKNELYEMLSDGILDEGETEKIMTEAKRLHLSEEEVNRLIVKARRERELKEDVSVLPLHKIAATSEHAIEHFKMLISQIRQLGVMTDAVRFESVAQQKKRLTPDELALWRQIQGDEAIKP; this is translated from the coding sequence ATGGAAATCAAAGAGCCGAGCACCACCAAAACGCCCATGACAACAAGTTCCATTCCAAGTGATTTGCCTTTGCGCAGGTGGTTGTATCTGTGGCTGTTGTCTCCGAATCAAAAGGGCAATTACCACAAGGTAATTGACCATTGGATCAGCGTCTTGATCGTGGTTAACTTGATTGCATTGGTGGCCGAACACATTCCGGCCATCCACACACAGTTCAGCACATGGTTTCATGCCTTTGATGTTTTCTCGGTGGGCATCTTCACCATCGAATACCTGATGCGCCTTTACTTGGCGCCTGAAGATGAGGAGTTCAAAGCTGCGCACCGGCCCAGAGTGCGCTATGCACTCAGCCCGTTTGCGTTGATTGACCTGATCGCCGTGCTGCCGTTTTATTTACAGGCCTTTATTCCGCTGGATCTGCGCGCCCTCAGGCTGCTTCGGCTGCTGCGAATCCTCAAGCTGTTCAGGGTTCTGGTGCCCGCATTTCATGAGTTTAAGAAAGCCAATCAGGGCCGGACCTTCCGACAAAAAGTGAACGCCCTGGTGTTCCCCAGTTCTTTTGGCGGTGAACTCCATCATATTTTTGACAATTTCATTGTTTTTTGGGTGGTCGTTTCCGTCATCGCTGTGATTTTTGAATCGGTACACAGCATCCAGTACCTGCTGAATCTGGAGTTCATCATTCTGGATGCCATCGCAGTCGGCATCTTCACATTGGAATATTGCTTGCGTCTCTACAGCTGCGTTGAAAATCCCGGCATGCAACATGCGCTGGGCGGCCGTATCAAGCAAGCCAAATCCACCAGTTCCATCATCGACTTCCTGGCCATCTTGCCGTTCTTTTTGGAATTTTTCCTGCACCATTTGCTGGACCTGAGGTTCTTGCGGGTTTTCCGTTTGCTGCGTTTGCTCAAGCTCACCCGTTACACCGGTGCGACCACCACCCTCACCCGCGTGATCTCCCGTGAATGGCCGGTGCTCGCCGCGTCAGCATTCATCATGCTGCTGCTGGTGATCATGACCGCCAGCCTGGGTTATTTGTTCGAACACGATGCCCAACCCGATAAGTTCGAAAACATTCCCCAATCGATTTATTGGGCAGTGATCACACTCGCCTCTGTCGGGTACGGTGATATTTCGCCCGTCACACCCATGGGCCGCTTGATGACCATCATCCTGGCCTTGCTCGGTATTGGCATCTTTGCCATTCCAGCGGCCTTGCTGTCATCGGCCTTTACCGACCAACTCCGGATCGAACGTGAGACGCTGAAAAATGAGCTCTATGAAATGCTTTCAGACGGAATATTGGACGAAGGCGAGACAGAGAAAATCATGACCGAGGCCAAGCGCTTGCACTTGAGCGAAGAAGAGGTGAACCGCTTGATCGTGAAAGCCCGACGAGAAAGGGAGCTGAAGGAAGATGTCTCTGTATTGCCTTTACACAAGATAGCGGCCACCTCCGAACACGCCATTGAGCATTTCAAAATGCTGATTTCCCAGATCAGGCAGCTTGGCGTCATGACCGATGCTGTCAGGTTTGAATCCGTGGCACAACAAAAGAAACGGCTGACGCCAGATGAATTGGCGTTGTGGCGACAGATCCAAGGGGATGAAGCCATCAAGCCTTGA
- a CDS encoding NUDIX hydrolase: protein MELNHDIITTPPLDSASVVLLRDSAHGLQVLLLKRHQASNVLGGAHVFPGGKLDLADQSPALLAKLSQDAATLHQRLAEPELSTVRAAGLFVAAIREAFEECRILLGQTDSDTPDLQALQSALAHGQTWSQAFQSLSLRLCTDALVPWTRWITPRQASVTHKRFDTRFFMARVPEGQTAEHDNHETTETLWIKPRDALIQYWDRQIELAPPQIMGLVQLSRHPDTHSALAEAQSRQPPVVEPEPFEQDGIRTICYPGDPRHSVQQSAFPGPTRLMFKNKRFEPEAGLAGLIN, encoded by the coding sequence ATGGAACTGAACCACGACATCATCACCACCCCGCCGCTGGACTCCGCTTCGGTGGTTTTGCTGCGCGACAGTGCACACGGTCTGCAGGTGCTGCTTCTCAAGCGGCATCAGGCCTCCAACGTGCTGGGCGGCGCCCATGTGTTCCCGGGGGGCAAACTGGACTTGGCCGATCAAAGCCCTGCTTTGCTGGCCAAACTCAGTCAGGATGCGGCCACCTTGCACCAGCGGCTGGCCGAGCCCGAGCTGAGCACAGTGCGTGCCGCAGGCCTGTTTGTGGCGGCCATTCGAGAGGCGTTTGAAGAATGCCGCATCTTGCTGGGCCAAACCGACTCGGACACGCCCGATCTGCAGGCGCTGCAAAGCGCTTTGGCCCATGGTCAAACGTGGTCGCAAGCGTTTCAGAGCCTGTCGCTGCGCCTGTGCACCGATGCGCTGGTGCCCTGGACCCGCTGGATCACGCCCCGGCAGGCCTCGGTGACCCACAAACGCTTTGACACCCGATTTTTCATGGCCCGGGTGCCCGAAGGCCAAACCGCCGAACACGACAACCACGAAACCACCGAAACCCTGTGGATCAAGCCACGCGATGCATTGATCCAATATTGGGACCGACAGATCGAGCTGGCTCCGCCGCAAATCATGGGTCTGGTGCAGTTGTCCCGGCATCCGGACACCCACAGTGCGCTGGCCGAAGCCCAAAGCCGCCAGCCGCCCGTGGTCGAGCCCGAACCTTTTGAACAAGACGGCATCCGCACCATTTGCTACCCCGGGGACCCCCGGCACTCGGTACAACAATCGGCCTTTCCCGGCCCCACCCGCCTGATGTTCAAAAACAAACGCTTTGAGCCGGAAGCAGGCTTGGCCGGTTTGATCAATTGA
- a CDS encoding Hpt domain-containing protein — protein sequence MSQAAAPVYLSVERAMEFIGDAHGVLSLLNTLHQTLGEDLPKIQAMLDKDDMHGFNRLLHQLKGFTPVFCVDSLVEWVVRVEGLSKHGDWTDIRAAYSQLAPQLEQLRTEVATHLRLHPPV from the coding sequence ATGAGCCAAGCTGCTGCCCCTGTTTATTTGTCTGTCGAACGGGCCATGGAGTTCATTGGCGATGCCCATGGGGTTTTGTCGCTTTTGAACACCTTGCACCAGACCTTGGGCGAGGACCTGCCCAAAATCCAGGCCATGCTGGACAAAGACGATATGCACGGCTTCAACCGCCTGTTGCACCAGCTCAAAGGCTTTACCCCCGTGTTTTGCGTGGACAGCCTGGTGGAGTGGGTGGTGAGGGTTGAAGGCCTGAGCAAGCATGGCGATTGGACCGACATCCGCGCGGCTTACAGCCAACTGGCCCCACAGCTGGAACAGCTGCGTACCGAAGTGGCCACTCACCTGAGACTTCACCCGCCAGTCTGA
- a CDS encoding alpha/beta hydrolase, with protein sequence MPHAGQLEGFIDCAHSLERVKLPPRQGAFICLNEGASKMKISHLIAASFLFCHSSMHAQDLTYQQLITRDGVKQGFAFQQAADPVASAVLFQGGDGRIGAFGSERKGWVRNDAAFLSGGAGRFADTGISAAAFDTPSDRRNLNSGFRSTAEHAQDAAAVMDFLRKKAPGKPVCLIGTSNGSLSATSAAALINDQGPDCIVLTSSVTVKPKSAVVARFAHVFTDADLSKIKVPVLIVHHKNDLCEHTPYAPMLAHTKSFPNSPKVDLITIEGGQDHSDNCNRGHHQFWGIEREVTVQIADWIKSLGK encoded by the coding sequence ATGCCACACGCTGGCCAGCTTGAGGGTTTCATCGACTGTGCGCATAGCCTTGAAAGGGTGAAACTTCCTCCACGCCAGGGGGCGTTCATTTGCTTAAATGAAGGTGCATCAAAAATGAAAATCAGCCATCTCATCGCGGCGTCGTTCTTGTTTTGTCATTCGTCCATGCATGCGCAAGATTTGACTTATCAACAACTGATCACGCGAGATGGCGTCAAGCAAGGCTTTGCTTTTCAACAAGCCGCAGACCCTGTCGCATCTGCCGTTCTTTTTCAGGGAGGTGATGGCCGAATTGGGGCTTTTGGATCGGAACGTAAGGGGTGGGTGAGGAACGATGCGGCCTTCCTTTCCGGGGGGGCAGGCCGTTTCGCAGACACTGGGATTTCCGCTGCAGCTTTCGATACACCCAGTGATCGGAGAAATCTGAACAGTGGCTTCCGTTCAACGGCTGAGCATGCCCAAGATGCCGCGGCGGTGATGGATTTTTTGAGAAAAAAGGCACCCGGAAAGCCCGTTTGTCTCATTGGAACCAGTAACGGTTCACTTTCAGCAACATCTGCCGCTGCTTTGATCAATGACCAAGGTCCCGACTGTATCGTTCTGACGTCATCGGTAACGGTCAAGCCCAAGTCCGCCGTGGTCGCAAGATTCGCCCATGTTTTCACGGATGCGGATCTGTCGAAAATCAAGGTGCCTGTCCTCATCGTTCATCACAAAAACGATTTGTGCGAACACACGCCATATGCCCCCATGCTGGCGCATACGAAGTCATTTCCCAACTCGCCCAAAGTGGACCTCATCACCATTGAAGGCGGCCAAGACCATTCAGACAACTGTAACCGTGGTCATCATCAATTTTGGGGTATTGAGCGAGAGGTCACAGTACAAATTGCGGATTGGATCAAGTCCTTGGGCAAGTGA
- a CDS encoding NAD(P)/FAD-dependent oxidoreductase, with amino-acid sequence MGHGYGRRKRALITLVDKNRTHIWKPKLHEIASGSMDLGDHEVDYMAQAHWNHFTFRIGELKGLDRSNKTIELAPYVDEQGRDVTPTQHIHYDTLVICIGSLSNDFGTQGVKEHALKLETQHDAKSFHSRMVNACIRAHNQAGVIHKRQLHVAIIGAGATGVELAAELHRTTREVVAFGLDRIDVDKDIKVSLIEAADRILPALVPRLSQATEQLLSRLGVQVLTSSKVMEVMPTGIRLADGREIESELVVWAAGVKAPDFLKDFGGLETNRINQLVVHDTLQTTRDPDIFALGDCAACPCSDADGGRAGIVPPRAQAAHQQATHMWQQIQRRLANQPLKPYRYRDFGSLVSLGKFSTVGNMMGGLIGKSLMIEGYFAKLMYLSLYKLHELAIHGILKTTLYTLSRMITKQTNPTVKLH; translated from the coding sequence TTGGGTCATGGCTATGGCCGACGAAAGCGCGCGCTCATCACGCTGGTCGACAAAAACCGCACCCATATCTGGAAACCCAAGTTGCATGAGATCGCTTCGGGCAGCATGGATCTGGGTGACCACGAAGTGGATTACATGGCTCAGGCCCATTGGAACCACTTCACCTTTCGAATTGGTGAGCTCAAGGGACTTGACCGCTCCAACAAAACCATAGAGCTCGCGCCCTATGTGGATGAGCAGGGCCGAGATGTGACGCCCACCCAACACATCCACTACGACACGCTCGTGATTTGCATTGGCAGTTTGAGCAATGACTTCGGCACCCAGGGCGTCAAAGAGCACGCGTTGAAGCTGGAAACGCAGCATGACGCCAAGTCGTTTCATTCCAGGATGGTCAATGCCTGTATCCGCGCGCACAACCAGGCCGGGGTCATCCACAAACGCCAATTGCATGTGGCCATCATCGGCGCGGGCGCAACGGGCGTGGAGTTGGCTGCGGAGTTGCATCGCACCACGCGCGAAGTGGTGGCTTTTGGCCTGGACCGCATTGATGTGGACAAAGACATCAAAGTCAGCTTGATTGAGGCCGCAGACCGTATTTTGCCGGCCTTGGTACCACGATTGTCGCAAGCCACCGAACAACTTCTCTCTCGCCTGGGCGTTCAGGTGCTCACCAGCTCCAAAGTGATGGAGGTCATGCCCACGGGCATTCGCTTGGCCGATGGCCGCGAGATCGAGTCCGAACTGGTGGTGTGGGCTGCAGGCGTGAAAGCACCTGATTTTTTGAAAGACTTTGGCGGGCTGGAAACCAACCGGATCAACCAGCTGGTGGTCCATGACACGCTTCAAACCACGCGCGACCCTGATATTTTTGCTCTGGGTGATTGTGCAGCTTGCCCCTGCTCGGATGCCGATGGCGGCCGGGCTGGCATTGTGCCGCCGCGTGCACAAGCAGCGCATCAGCAGGCCACCCATATGTGGCAGCAAATTCAACGCCGCCTGGCCAACCAGCCCCTCAAGCCTTACCGCTACAGAGACTTTGGCTCATTGGTGTCGCTGGGCAAGTTCAGCACGGTGGGCAACATGATGGGCGGCTTGATCGGCAAGAGTCTGATGATCGAGGGCTATTTTGCCAAGCTCATGTACCTGTCGTTGTACAAACTGCATGAGCTTGCCATTCACGGCATCCTCAAAACCACGCTCTATACCCTTTCGCGCATGATCACCAAACAAACCAATCCCACGGTGAAGTTGCATTGA
- a CDS encoding SDR family NAD(P)-dependent oxidoreductase translates to MSIDFKGRVAIVTGAGGGLGKQHALALAARGAKVLVNDLGGDVHGVGGSVSAAQAVVDEIRAAGGQAMANGASVTDFESVKAMVQQAVDAWGRVDILVNNAGILRDKSFAKMELADFKLVMDVHVMGAVHCTKAVWPLMQAQNYGRIIMTTSSSGLYGNFGQANYGAAKMALAGLMQTLSIEGEKNHIRVNCLAPTAATRMTEGLMPEAVLQALDPSAVVPAMLVMASEGAPNRTIICAGAGSFEVSHITLTQGVHLGTGPDTAERLAAAMAQIADRQGETVPRSGSEQGALEVGKAMKAHGA, encoded by the coding sequence ATGAGCATCGATTTCAAAGGCCGCGTGGCCATCGTCACGGGCGCAGGTGGCGGTTTGGGCAAGCAACACGCGTTGGCGCTGGCCGCTCGGGGGGCCAAAGTGCTGGTCAATGACCTGGGCGGTGATGTGCACGGTGTGGGCGGCTCGGTGTCGGCTGCGCAGGCCGTGGTCGATGAAATCCGCGCCGCCGGTGGCCAAGCCATGGCCAACGGCGCATCGGTCACGGACTTCGAGTCCGTCAAAGCCATGGTCCAGCAGGCGGTGGACGCGTGGGGCCGTGTGGACATTCTGGTGAACAACGCGGGCATCCTGCGCGACAAGAGTTTTGCCAAGATGGAACTGGCCGATTTCAAGCTGGTGATGGACGTGCACGTCATGGGCGCGGTGCATTGCACCAAGGCCGTGTGGCCTCTCATGCAGGCCCAAAACTACGGACGCATCATCATGACCACCTCATCCAGCGGTCTTTATGGCAACTTCGGACAAGCCAATTACGGCGCGGCCAAGATGGCGCTGGCGGGCTTGATGCAAACCCTGTCGATCGAGGGCGAGAAAAACCACATCCGCGTGAACTGCTTGGCCCCCACGGCGGCCACCCGCATGACCGAAGGCCTGATGCCTGAGGCGGTGCTGCAAGCCCTGGACCCCAGCGCCGTGGTGCCCGCCATGCTGGTCATGGCCAGCGAGGGGGCCCCCAACCGCACCATCATTTGTGCAGGTGCGGGCAGTTTTGAGGTGTCTCACATCACCCTGACCCAGGGCGTGCATCTGGGCACTGGCCCGGACACCGCCGAGCGTTTGGCTGCAGCCATGGCACAAATCGCCGACCGCCAGGGCGAGACAGTGCCGCGCTCAGGCTCAGAACAGGGGGCTTTGGAAGTGGGCAAGGCGATGAAGGCGCATGGCGCTTGA
- a CDS encoding tripartite tricarboxylate transporter substrate-binding protein: MTTRRQWMQGAAASMLGLTHLPNFAQTRLENLRIIVGFPPGGTTDAFARRIAEKMRGTYANNVIVDNKPGAGGQIGVTTLKSAAADGAHILYSPASMLTIYPHSYTRLSYAQSDVTPIGIGHSTDHAFVVGPAVPESVKNIKDFVEWAKANPGKASIGNPAAGSMPHLLAGRLAMLGGFQITNVPFAGSGPAIPQVMGGQLAGMSSPLGDWVQHQKGGKIRILATSGPDRAVFTPDVPTYREQGFGELLVREWFGFFAPAGVSEAVKQNLNAALRQAMNQQDIRDFVNPLAANLEASNTAEHTRRLAEDSDMARRLVTALGFKADS, from the coding sequence ATGACCACCCGTCGCCAATGGATGCAAGGCGCTGCCGCCAGTATGTTGGGCCTGACCCATCTGCCCAACTTTGCGCAAACCCGCCTGGAAAATCTGCGCATCATTGTGGGTTTCCCTCCCGGTGGTACGACCGATGCATTTGCCCGCCGAATTGCCGAGAAGATGCGTGGCACCTACGCCAACAACGTCATCGTGGACAACAAACCCGGCGCCGGTGGACAGATCGGTGTCACCACCCTCAAGTCTGCGGCGGCCGATGGTGCCCACATCCTGTACTCGCCAGCCTCGATGCTGACGATTTACCCACACTCCTACACCCGCTTGAGTTATGCGCAATCGGATGTGACCCCCATCGGCATTGGACATTCCACAGACCACGCTTTCGTGGTGGGTCCAGCGGTTCCCGAGTCGGTCAAGAACATCAAGGACTTTGTCGAGTGGGCCAAGGCCAACCCAGGCAAAGCCAGCATCGGCAACCCCGCAGCGGGCTCCATGCCCCATTTGCTGGCCGGTCGCTTGGCCATGTTGGGCGGTTTCCAAATCACCAACGTCCCCTTCGCGGGCTCTGGCCCCGCGATTCCACAAGTCATGGGCGGGCAACTCGCGGGCATGTCCTCGCCCCTGGGCGATTGGGTACAACACCAAAAGGGCGGCAAGATCCGGATTCTGGCCACCTCGGGCCCCGATCGGGCCGTGTTCACCCCCGATGTGCCCACTTACCGCGAGCAAGGCTTTGGCGAATTGTTGGTGCGTGAATGGTTTGGTTTCTTCGCTCCCGCAGGCGTGAGCGAGGCGGTCAAGCAGAACCTGAATGCGGCGCTGCGCCAGGCCATGAACCAGCAAGACATCCGAGACTTTGTGAACCCGTTGGCCGCCAACCTCGAGGCCAGCAACACGGCTGAACACACGCGCCGTCTTGCCGAAGACTCCGACATGGCGCGGCGTTTGGTCACAGCACTGGGCTTCAAGGCCGATTCTTGA